AACGCGTTATCCTTAATAGGGTGCATAGCGATCAAAGAAGCTTTATTGAGTTTGAGGGCGTTATTAATAGCATAGCGCACCAAAGGGTTTTCTGTTTTGATAGAAGAGCCAATCGTAATGACCAAATTGGAAGTTTTAATCTCTTCAACGCTAGGGCGTTTAATTTCGCCCAATACCTTTAAGAATTGCTGGAAATGGTACGCATCTTGATTGTAGATTTTAAAATCAAGCTCTTTCCTCAAACGCTCTATTAAAAACGCCTCTTCATTCGTAATATCCCCACCTATTCGCACCGCTTCGCATTCTTTGAGGGCGTTTTGCGCTTCTTTAAGATTGGTGCTGCCTTTAGGGCTAGAGCTCACGTCAAAAGCAAACCGGCCTGCCCCACAAATAGGGTTATGGTAAAAATCATTAAGTACCCTAAAAATCTTAGATTCTTCGCCTAGAGTATCAAAATGGCGCACATCATAAGAAATCAAACACCCGGCTGAGCAATGCGAACAAGTGGAATGGATCTTTTTTAATTCCCATGCGTTAGCCGTGTAAGCGAAATCTTTATAGCTCAAAGCGCCCACAGGGCATACCGCAATGCATTCCCCGCAATCATAGCAAGGCACGCTGCCCACAAAAGAAATAATGCCTTTTTGCTTACGACTCCACACACTAAAAGCGTCTTTGGACATGCTGTCTTTAAATTTATCCGGAGCATGCAAGTCGGCTTTAGTGGCTTTAAGGTTATTTTCGCCCACATTGTCCTTACAAGTGGTTACGCACCTTTCGCACATGATGCACAAATTAGGATCATACAAGGCTTTTGCCCATGAATCTAGCGCTTTAAAATCATCAGCCACCGCATAAGGTTGGTGCTCCACGCCGGTTAAATGCGTCATGTCTTGCAATTCGCACTCCCCGCTCTTATCGCACACGCCACATTCTAGGGGATGGTTGACATCATAAGTTTGCATGATGCTTTTTCTTTCGTCCATGAGCGTGGGGGTGTTAGTGAGAATGGTGGCGTTATTTTTGGCTTTCGTGTTGCAACTATAAACCCGTTTGCCATCCATTTCAACCATGCACATTTTGCATGCGACTGTGGGCGAGCAACCGCTTAAATAGCAAATGGTAGGGATGTAGATCCCAGCACTCCTAGCAGCCTCTAAAACGCTTTGTCCCTCTTGGCATTCAATCGTTTTGCCATTGATATTCATTGTGATCATGAAATTCCTTGAGAGTGGGATAAAATAGGGATATAAGGGTAGGTGTTAAAAAACGCCCCTTCTAAAATCGCAATCAAGCCCTTCAAATGGGGGCTTTCTTCTAACTCGCATTCTAGCGTTTGATTGGAGATTTGAAACTTTGCTTTAGAATGCTTAATCTTGTTAGCGATCTTAAATTGTTTGGAAAAAGATAATTTGGGGGTTTCAAGGCTCTTGTAAGAAACATAGACAAACGAGCCGTTAGCCTCACCCATTCGCTCTAAAAGCTCTAAATCTTTTAATTGAAGCTCTGATTCAAAAGGCAAAATACTCTCTTCTAGGGCTGTTTCTAGCAGCCATTCTTGATCTTTAAAATCATAAAAAGCGGTCGTTGCGCTTGAATCGTTGCAAGGGATATGCAAAATTTCTAGGTAGTTTTGCAACCCGCTTAAAAGGGTGTATAAAAAAGCGTTGTCAGCATGCTTAGCGATTTCTCTGTTTAAAACAAGCGCCCTTTTTTTTGTTTTAACAATAAGCGTGATAAGTTCTTGTAATTCTTCTTCACTCATGTTCGCTTCAGAGCTTAAATACCCCACATCAACCTTTTCTAAAACATGCCCTTTTAATTGGGAAGTTTTTTCCAAAATGCCCCTTAAAATCAAGGCTAAAATCGCCGCTTCCGTGTGGATTTCATACGATGCAAAAAGGCAATTTTCTTGCAAGTCTCTTGTATCTTGTAAGGGTCTTAACAGGGCGTAGGGGCGTTTTGATTGGTTAATGCTTTCTAAAATCCATCGTTCATTTTCATTCAAACAAGCGTTTGAAAACCCCCCAAACAAAACGCACAAATCGCTTTTTTTTAAAAGGTTTAAGCTATCTTTGGTCATCTTGTAATTGATTTCAAATCCTTTTTGAAGAGATAATTTTTCTAAATAATAGGCTTCTTTCAAACTAATTGAAGAGCTTGCGATTAAGGGAGAATTTAAGGGGTTAAAGCCGCTCAAAATCAAGCCTTTTTTCTCACGACAATCGTCCAATCCGCTTGATTGAAACGCAAAGAATTGAGAAGCTCATGCCCTTTAGATTGGATAAATTCAGCGCTCTTAGGGATATTAGAAAAATCCCCCACTTCAAACATGAAAATAGCGACTTCATTAGGTTGCATTTCTTTTTCAATCAATTCCTCTAAGCGTTCAAAAATATCTGCTTTTAAGGGGCGTAAATCAAAGCGTTTCATCTATCCACCTCGCCAAACACCGCATTGGTTGATCCAATCACGGTTACTGCATCCGCTAAATATTGCCCCACTAAAATATCGCTTAAAGCCCCAATGTGATAAAAGCTAGGGGCTCTGATTTTTAATCTATGGGGATATGGCTCGCCCTCTGAATGGATAAAAAACCCTAATTCCCCTTTAGGGCTTTCTGTGGGGGCATACACTTCCCCAACAGGCGGGCGCATGCCTTGAGCCACTAAAACAAAATGCTGCATCAAGGCGTAGTTTTGCGTCATTATATCTTCTTTAGGGGCGGAAATGTAATGCGGGTTTTGGGCCATGATGGGTGTATCGGTTTTAGCATACATGGGGATGAGTTGCTCAATGATGCGAATGCTTTCATCAATTTCTAGCATATACAAGCAATACCGATCATAGCTATCGCCATAATTGCCCACCGGCACATCAAAATCAAGCTCTTTATAAAGCTCATAAGGCTCTTCTTTTCTAATATCATAAGCGATCCCAGTCCCTCTTAGCATGATACCGCTCATGCCCCAGCTTTGCGCCATTTTGGGCGTTACAACGCCCACATTTTCCAAACGCATCCGCCAAATGCGATTCTTGTCCAATAAGCCTTGAATGAGTTTTTTGCATTCCCTCATTTCGCCTAAAAACTTTTTTAAGCCCTCTAACCAATTCGGGGGTAAATCTAAAGGCACGCCCCCAATCCTTATAGCGTTATGCGTGAGCCTAGCCCCACAATAATCCTCCATCAAATCCAAGCCGTATTCCCTCGTTTTAAACGCATACAAAAACACGCTCATCGCCCCCACATCTAAAGCATGCACGCTGATAAAAAAGATGTGTGAAATCATGCGGTTAAGCTCTAGTAAAATCGTGCGGATCACTTGCGCTCGGCGCGGGATTTCTAAATTGAGCAAAGTCTCTACCGCATAAGCGTAAGCGTAATTATTGCTGGTAGAAGAAGTGTAGTCCAATCTGTCGGTAGTGGGCATGTATTCGTTATAGGTCATGTTTTCGCCTAATTTTTCACAGCCTCTATGCAAGTAGCCAATTTCAGGGGTAGCCTTAATGATTTTTTCGCCCTCTAATTCCAAAATCAAGCGCAATTGCCCATGACTACTGGGG
This DNA window, taken from Helicobacter pylori, encodes the following:
- a CDS encoding NADH-ubiquinone oxidoreductase subunit E family protein gives rise to the protein MKRFDLRPLKADIFERLEELIEKEMQPNEVAIFMFEVGDFSNIPKSAEFIQSKGHELLNSLRFNQADWTIVVRKKA
- the nuoD gene encoding NADH dehydrogenase (quinone) subunit D, translating into MAQNFTKLNPQFENIIFEHDDNQMILNFGPQHPSSHGQLRLILELEGEKIIKATPEIGYLHRGCEKLGENMTYNEYMPTTDRLDYTSSTSNNYAYAYAVETLLNLEIPRRAQVIRTILLELNRMISHIFFISVHALDVGAMSVFLYAFKTREYGLDLMEDYCGARLTHNAIRIGGVPLDLPPNWLEGLKKFLGEMRECKKLIQGLLDKNRIWRMRLENVGVVTPKMAQSWGMSGIMLRGTGIAYDIRKEEPYELYKELDFDVPVGNYGDSYDRYCLYMLEIDESIRIIEQLIPMYAKTDTPIMAQNPHYISAPKEDIMTQNYALMQHFVLVAQGMRPPVGEVYAPTESPKGELGFFIHSEGEPYPHRLKIRAPSFYHIGALSDILVGQYLADAVTVIGSTNAVFGEVDR